One genomic window of Lepeophtheirus salmonis chromosome 5, UVic_Lsal_1.4, whole genome shotgun sequence includes the following:
- the LOC121117835 gene encoding uncharacterized protein, with amino-acid sequence MIVERQGLVPTIIRDSFSRDLSSWKGFDYLQNQMMSDSSFMFNRLCREIPFHHGFFHTNSLYNDPSLFSKHPYFNFHIGPSNSSWSTYEFIRHENMFKRHQQLIDQNERLISFKNDDDKFEISLNTYNFKPEDIQVNIKDRVLSIQARQEEKKDNESKGIVAREFMKRYPLPKNVKVDTLHSNLSADGVLVICAEKTKVPPGEDGERNIPISYES; translated from the exons ATGATAGTGGAACGACAAGGACTTGTACCAACTATAATTCGGGATTCCTTTAGTAGAGATCTTTCTTCATGGAAGGGATTTGATTACCTTCAAAATCAAATGATGAGCGACTCTTCCTTTATGTTCAATAGACTCTGTCGAGAAATCCCATTCCATCATGGCTTCTTCCATACAAACTCCTTGTACAATGATCCGTCTCTCTTTTCAAAGCATCCATATTTTAACTTCCATATTGGGCCATCCAATTCaag ttGGTCCACATATGAGTTCATAAGACatgaaaatatgttcaaaagaCATCAACAGTTGATAGATCAGAATGAACGTCTAATTAGCTTCAAAAATGATGacgacaaatttgaaattagtttgaatacttataattttaaaccaGAAGACATCCAAGTAAATATCAAGGATAGAGTGTTGAGTATTCAAGCACGACaggaagaaaagaaagataacGAGAGTAAGGGGATCGTTGCTAGAGAGTTTATGAAAAGATATCCTCTACCAAAGAATGTGAAGGTGGATACTCTTCACTCCAATTTATCAGCTGATGGAGTACTTGTAATTTGTGCTGAAAAAACTAAAGTTCCTCCTGGAGAAGATGGGGAAAGAAACATTCCCATATCATATGAAAGTTAA